GCGCCTTTGCGCAACGCTTCTACGCGCAGCACAAGAAGATGCCGACGATGATGCAGGCCGCCGTGTATTCGGCGGTGCTCAATTATCTGAAGGCGGTTCAGGCGGCAGGCACCGACGAAGCGGACGCCGTAATGGCCAAGCTCAAGTCGATGAAGATCGACGACCCGGTGATTCGCAACGGCCAGATTCGCGCCGACGGCAAGCTCGTGCACGACATGCTGCTGGTGCAGGTGAAGACGCCCGCCGAATCGAAATCGGAATGGGATCTGTACAAGATTCTGGAGACGATTCCGGCCGACAAGGCGTTCGCCCCGCTGGCCGATTCGAAGTGCGCGCTGGTGAAGAAGTAAGTCGCGGCTGAGTATCCGCCAGCGTGATGTGGCGGCTTGACGCTCAGCGCTTGAGATCGGTGGCAGACGCGGTCTGCGTCTGACCACCGTCGTGCGATGGTCCCGCCGCAGGATCCTCGACGCGACGGAACACGAGCGCCGAGGCCAGCGTAATCAGTCCGACGCACACGAACGTCATGCGAAAGCCAGCGACGGTGCCGCCCACCCCCATCTCACCTGCCTGCCCGGCCAGATGGCCGAACAGCGCCAGCAACTGGCCGCCGATGGTCACGCCCAGCCCGAGGGCAAGCATCTGCGCCATCGAGAACAGCCCGTTGCCCGCACTCGCGCGACGCGTGCCGAGATCCTTCAGCGTCACACTGTTCATGGCCGCGAACTGCATCGAATTCGCCCCGCCGAACACCGCCAGTTGCGCGAGCCCCAGCCAGATCGGCCAGCCCGGCCCGAACAGCGCGAAGCTCGCAATCGAGCCGCCCACGACCGCCGTATTCACCATCAGAAAACGCGTATAGCCGAAGCGCACCACGAGCGGCGTGACCATACGCTTGACGACAATCCCCGCGAGGGCCACCGGCAGCATCATCAACCCGGAAGCCAGCGGGCTGTAACCCATCGCCACCTGAAGCAGCAGCGGCAACAGGAACGGCACGGCACTGCTGCCGATGCGCGCGACCAGATTGCCCAGCAAGCCGAGACTGAAGCTGCGTGTCTCGAACAGTTCCAGCGGGAACAACGGCGCAGCGCGACGGCGGGCGTACGGCCAGTAACCGAGCGTCGTCGCAACGCAAAGCAGCGCGAGGACAGCAGACGGCGCCCATCCGGCCTCCGAGAACGGATGATCCAACGCGAGCGTGAACGACACCATCGCCACCGACAGCAAGGCGAACCCACACCAGTCGAAACCGGTATCGATGACTTCGTCCTTCGTGGGACGCGGCAGGTAATGACGCACGGCGAGGCTACCGATCAGGCCGATGGGCACATTGATGAGGAAGATCCAGTGCCACGACGCCACCTGCACCAGCCAGCCGCCCAGCACCGGACCGATCATCGGGCCGACCTGCCCCGCAATCGACACAAAGGCGAGCGCCGCCAGATACTCCCCGGCCGGGAATGTGCGCAGCACGGCAAGACGTCCGATGGGCAGCAGCATCGAGCCGCCCGCGCCTTGCAGCACTCGCGCGACCACGAGTTGCGGCAGCGTGTGCGCCATCGCACAGGCAATCGAGCCGAGCACGAACAGCAGAATCGCCACGAAGTACACGCGTCGCGTGCCGAAGCGGTCGGCCAGCCATCCCGACGCGGGCGTCAGCATGGCCATCGTAAGCGAGTAGGAGACGACCACCGGCTGCATGCGCAGCGGGTTCTCGCCAAGACTCGCGGCCATGGCAGGCAGCGCCGTATTGACGATGGTCGTATCGAGCGCCTGCATGAAAAAGCCCGCCGCGACAATCCATAGCAGGGCGGTGAGCGTCTTGTCTTGCTTCATGCGGCACGGGGACGAGGCGCAGCGGTCAGCCGGGCCTCGGAGATGAATTAAGCGAGAGCAGAATTTTAGCGCGCTTCGGGCGCGCGGATCGTTGCACGTTTTGCAGCAATCGATCCGCGCGGCGCATTACTGCGATAAGGACGATGTATAGCGCGAAGATGTACAGCGGGACGATGCACAGCGATCAGGCCAACGAAAGCGGCGATCCGTTTTTCAGGCGGTCGTGTTGACGTTGTTGCCGGTGGGCTTGGCCGGGCCCATCAGCGCGAGGATCTGTGCCTGAATCGACATGGCCTGAGAGGACAGCAGGTTCATTTGCTGCAGCTTGTCTTCGGGCGGGAGACGGTCGTTCGCGCGCACGGCATCCAGTTGCTTCATCACCTTCGCGAGCATTTCCTTCAGCTTCTTGATGGTCTGCGAAACGATCTCGTTGCCGGAACCCGCGCCGTCCGTCTCGCTCATTGCCTGCCCCTGCTGCTTGGCGCTTTGGTTGACTGAGCGCAGGTCCACCAGCGTTTTGTCGCCCAGACGGCTCACGCCGTTGTTCTCGGCGGCGTCGGTGGACGTGGCATCGGTGTTGGCGACGGTCGGTTGGGCCGCGTCGTCTGCACCGGCCGACTTCGTCGAGGCCGCCTGATTGACGGTGCCCGTCGCGGCTGCCGTCCTGGCTGCCGCCTGCGCCTTATCCGCCTGCTGTTGCTGGATATGCGACTGCCAGATCTCGAGCATGCTGGACGTCGCGTTGCCCTTGGTCGGAATAATGGTCGTCATGGAGCGAGGGGTCTCCGTGGAATGGGGGAAATGAAAGAAAGTAAGGATTCGAAAGTATTACGGCATATTTCACGAAACACTTTAATTCCTGACATCCCACCTACATTCCGTCCCTCGCATCGCTGCCATGAGATTCAAACAAGATAGCCGGAGATGCCGTCCCACAGCAGCTTGACCGCCGTGACGACCAGCAGTGCGTAGCAAGCCCGGTAAATCTGACGTTGATCCAGACGCGCGTGCAATCGCCAGCCCGAGAACACGCCCACAGGAATGGCGAAGAGGCAAATCCCCATGAGCGCCCAAACCGACTGTGTCGGACGAACCAGCAGGAGCCACGGCACCGCTTTCGTCGCATTGCCGACGGTGAAGAACAGGCTGGTGGTTCCGGCATACACCTCCTTGCTCAGACCCAGCGGCAGCAGATACATCGCAAGCGGCGGTCCACCGGAGTGCGCAACCATCGTCGTCACCCCAGACGCCACGCCAGCCGTAATCGCCTTCGGCGTCGACCGTTCGCGCACCACCTGCTTCGCACCCGTGATCAGCCAGAGCCCCACGAACGCCAATGTGATAAGCGCCATCACGATGGAGATGGCGCGATGGTCAAGCACCCGGAACAGTAAGTAGCCCATCGCAATCCCCGCGAGCAACCCGGGCACCAGCCGCGCCAGGTCGGGGCGCGACCACGTCGACGGCTTCCAATAGCGCAGTGCAAACAGATCCATCGCGATAAACAATGGCGCGAGCAAGCCACCCGCGCTCACCGGGTCCATCACACACGACAGAAGCGGAATGCCGACGATAGAGAAGCCACCGCCGAAGGCACCCTTCATAAACGAAATCAGGAACACGGCGACGAACGCCACGACGACGGTTGCAAGCGTCAGTTCCGGAACGAACGAGGACAACGCCATCATGCCCTCCGCAGTAACGTCGACGCACCCGTCTTCGGCAACGTCGACAAAGCCGCGCAGCGCGCGAGGAAACACAGCATGGCAAACACGGAGTCTCTCCAAAATGACCAAACCTGCGGCGCGAAGGTTATCGCCGGGGACAGGTGCAATCAGAATGCTCCGATGTTAAATTCGGTGCAATTAAAACATTGTTCTCGGTGCAATATATGACGAAGGCTGAATATCTGACGCTTGCCGACCAGATTGCGACGGACATTGCGCAGGGTGTGCTCAGGCCCGGCGACCGGCTCCCGCCGCAGCGCGACTTTGCCGATCTGCACGGCATTGCTGCTTCGACGGCAAGCCGCGTTTACGCCGAATTGCTCCGGCGCGGCCTGGTCGTCGGCGAGGTCGGCCGGGGAACGTATGTATCCGGCGAAGCAAAACGGGGGGTCGCGGCACCGGGCGAGCCGCGCGGTGTTCGCATCGATCTGGAGTTCAATTTCCCGATTCTCCCGGTGCAATCGGCATTAATCGCGAAGAGTCTCGCCGGGCTGGAGCGGCCGCTCGACCTCGAACTGGCGTTGCGTCCTGCCACCAGTCACGGCACGTCTGCCGTGCGTAACACCGCGGCGGCCTTTCTCGCGACAGGACCGTGGACGCCATCCCCGGATCAACTCGTCTTCACCGGTGCCGGACGGCAAAGCATCGCCGCAGCACTCGCCGCCGTCGTGCCACCGGGCGCACGCTGCGGCGTCGAGATGCTCACTTATCCGTTTATCAAAGGCATTGCGGCGCGATTGGGCATCGCATTGGTGCCGCTGGCGATGGATGAGTCCGGCGTGCGTCCCGAGGCGGTGCAGCGCGCGCATCGTGAGGGCAATCTCTCGGCGATCTACCTTCAGCCGACGATTCAAAGTCCGCTGGGAATGACGATGCCTTCGATGCGGCGCGCCGAGCTGCTGCGCATCGTCGAAAAACTGAACATCACGGTGATCGAAGACAATGTCTATGGCTTTCTCGACGACGCAATGCCGCTTGCCGCAGATGCGCCCGACCATTGCATCGTGGTCGACAGTCTGTCGAAGAAGGTCGCGCCGGGGCTTAATCTGGGATTTCTCGTGACGCCACCGCGACTGCGGGACAGCGTGATGGCCGCCGTGCGCTCAGGGGGATGGACCGCGTCGGGCTACGCCTTCGCCGCCGCGCAACGCATGATGAGCGACGGCACCGTCGATACGCTCGTGCAACTCAAACGACAAGACGCACGCGCTCGCCAGCAAATCGCTGCTGACTGCCTCGCGCAGTTCGACGTGCGCACCAGCGGCAAGAGCTATCACCTCTGGCTGACGCTTCCCGCGCACTGGCGCTCGCAGATGCTGGTGGCCGCGGCCGCCCGACATGACATCGGGCTGACGCCGTCGACCACGTTTGCCGTTTCACACGGTCATGCGCCCAACGCCGTGCGACTCGCGCTGGCGGGACCGTCCCTCGAATTGCTCGACACAGGATTGCGCACGCTCGCCGACATTCTGAACGCGAAGGAAGACGATTTCGACCTGACGGAATGAGGCATCAGGCTCTGACCGCCTTATCCGCCCGGTATCCCACATGCTCGTAGCGCGCTTCGTCGTCGGTCTCTCGCGCATCGGCGTCGTCGACCCGGTCGTCGTCAGCGAGGGCATCCAGACGAATCGCCGCATGCACGAGCGCGATATGCGAAAACGCCTGCGGGAAGTTGCCGACCTGACGCTCATGCGTGGTGTCGTACTCCTCGGCCAGCAGACCGACGTCGTTGCGCAACGACAGCAACCGCTCGAACAACGCCCGGGCATCGCGATGACGCCCGATCATCACGAGGCAATCGACCATCCAGAAGCTGCACGCGAGGAACGCGCCCTCGCCTGCCGGTAACCCGTCGTCCACGCGACTCGTGCGGTAACGCTGCACCAGCCCGTCGCGCATCAGCTCGCGCTCGACCGCCTCGATGGTGCCGATCACGCGCGGATCTTCGGGGGGCAAGAACCCCACGAGCGGAATCATCAGCACGCTTGCGTCCATCTCCGACGAGCCGTACGCCTGCATGAACGCATTGCGCTGCTTGTCGAAGCCGTTGGCGCAAACATCGGCGTGAATCTCCTTGCACAGCCGACGCCAGTGGTCCACCGGCCCCGGCAAACCGAAACGCTCGGCCGACTTGATCGCGCGATCGAATGCGACCCACGCCATCACCTTCGAATACGTGAAGTGCTGACGGCCACCCCGCACTTCCCAAATGCCCTCGTCCGGCTCGCGCCACACGGTTTCGAGATGCGCAACAAGCTTCGTCTGCACCTCCCAGGTGGCGTCGACCGGCGGCAATCCACCGAGACGGGACTGATGCAGCGCGTCCATCACTTCACCGTAGACGTCCAACTGCAACTGGCCCACCGCACCGTTGCCGACCCGCACCGGCTTCGCGCCTTCGTAGCCCGGCAACCAGTCGACTTCCCATTCCGGCAGACGCCGCTCGCCGGACAAGCCGTACATGATCTGCACTTGCGACGGCGCGCCCGCCACCGCACGCACGAGCCAGTGACTCCAGTCGTTCGCCTCGGTGTAATAACCGCCGAGCATGAGCGCCTGCAACGTGAGCGTGGCGTCGCGCAGCCAGCAATAGCGATAGTCCCAGTTACGCTCCCCGCCCAATTGTTCCGGCAGCGATGTCGTAGGTGCCGCAACCACGCCGCCCGTCGGCACGAAGGTGAGCGCCTTGAGCACGATGAGGGAGCGACGAATCGCAGACGACCATCGTCCGTCGAGCTGACAGCGATTGGCCCAGGTGCGCCAGTAGCGTTCGGTGTCCGTGAGCGCGGCCAGCGGATCGATCTCGCGGGGATCGGCGTGATGCGACGGCACGCGCGAGAGCACGAACGGCACCGTCTCGCCCGCCTTCACCTCGAAGCGCGCGCGCAGGCTACCCGGCACATCCTGAATCTCGACGGGCGTGCGCATGACGACCTTATCCGGCCCGGCGATAAGACGCATGCCAGGGCCGGTCGGGTCATCGGCATCGAGCGGACGCGACCACGGCACCGATGCGCCGTAGTCGAAGCGCAGGATCAGCTCCATCGACATCGTCACGGTGCCGTGCACGCCCTTCACCAGACGCACCAGATCGGCCGCACCATCGCGCAACGGCATGAAGTCGATCACGGCGACGCAGCCTT
This window of the Pandoraea sputorum genome carries:
- the mdtD gene encoding multidrug transporter subunit MdtD yields the protein MKQDKTLTALLWIVAAGFFMQALDTTIVNTALPAMAASLGENPLRMQPVVVSYSLTMAMLTPASGWLADRFGTRRVYFVAILLFVLGSIACAMAHTLPQLVVARVLQGAGGSMLLPIGRLAVLRTFPAGEYLAALAFVSIAGQVGPMIGPVLGGWLVQVASWHWIFLINVPIGLIGSLAVRHYLPRPTKDEVIDTGFDWCGFALLSVAMVSFTLALDHPFSEAGWAPSAVLALLCVATTLGYWPYARRRAAPLFPLELFETRSFSLGLLGNLVARIGSSAVPFLLPLLLQVAMGYSPLASGLMMLPVALAGIVVKRMVTPLVVRFGYTRFLMVNTAVVGGSIASFALFGPGWPIWLGLAQLAVFGGANSMQFAAMNSVTLKDLGTRRASAGNGLFSMAQMLALGLGVTIGGQLLALFGHLAGQAGEMGVGGTVAGFRMTFVCVGLITLASALVFRRVEDPAAGPSHDGGQTQTASATDLKR
- a CDS encoding aminotransferase-like domain-containing protein, yielding MTKAEYLTLADQIATDIAQGVLRPGDRLPPQRDFADLHGIAASTASRVYAELLRRGLVVGEVGRGTYVSGEAKRGVAAPGEPRGVRIDLEFNFPILPVQSALIAKSLAGLERPLDLELALRPATSHGTSAVRNTAAAFLATGPWTPSPDQLVFTGAGRQSIAAALAAVVPPGARCGVEMLTYPFIKGIAARLGIALVPLAMDESGVRPEAVQRAHREGNLSAIYLQPTIQSPLGMTMPSMRRAELLRIVEKLNITVIEDNVYGFLDDAMPLAADAPDHCIVVDSLSKKVAPGLNLGFLVTPPRLRDSVMAAVRSGGWTASGYAFAAAQRMMSDGTVDTLVQLKRQDARARQQIAADCLAQFDVRTSGKSYHLWLTLPAHWRSQMLVAAAARHDIGLTPSTTFAVSHGHAPNAVRLALAGPSLELLDTGLRTLADILNAKEDDFDLTE
- a CDS encoding glycoside hydrolase family 15 protein, with translation MPARIEDYAMIGDCRSAALVARDGSIDWLCWPYFDSPACFAALLGGPEHGRWRIAPEDPRATSTRRYHDDTLILETRFETVEGCVAVIDFMPLRDGAADLVRLVKGVHGTVTMSMELILRFDYGASVPWSRPLDADDPTGPGMRLIAGPDKVVMRTPVEIQDVPGSLRARFEVKAGETVPFVLSRVPSHHADPREIDPLAALTDTERYWRTWANRCQLDGRWSSAIRRSLIVLKALTFVPTGGVVAAPTTSLPEQLGGERNWDYRYCWLRDATLTLQALMLGGYYTEANDWSHWLVRAVAGAPSQVQIMYGLSGERRLPEWEVDWLPGYEGAKPVRVGNGAVGQLQLDVYGEVMDALHQSRLGGLPPVDATWEVQTKLVAHLETVWREPDEGIWEVRGGRQHFTYSKVMAWVAFDRAIKSAERFGLPGPVDHWRRLCKEIHADVCANGFDKQRNAFMQAYGSSEMDASVLMIPLVGFLPPEDPRVIGTIEAVERELMRDGLVQRYRTSRVDDGLPAGEGAFLACSFWMVDCLVMIGRHRDARALFERLLSLRNDVGLLAEEYDTTHERQVGNFPQAFSHIALVHAAIRLDALADDDRVDDADARETDDEARYEHVGYRADKAVRA
- a CDS encoding sulfite exporter TauE/SafE family protein, with the translated sequence MMALSSFVPELTLATVVVAFVAVFLISFMKGAFGGGFSIVGIPLLSCVMDPVSAGGLLAPLFIAMDLFALRYWKPSTWSRPDLARLVPGLLAGIAMGYLLFRVLDHRAISIVMALITLAFVGLWLITGAKQVVRERSTPKAITAGVASGVTTMVAHSGGPPLAMYLLPLGLSKEVYAGTTSLFFTVGNATKAVPWLLLVRPTQSVWALMGICLFAIPVGVFSGWRLHARLDQRQIYRACYALLVVTAVKLLWDGISGYLV
- a CDS encoding FlxA-like family protein; translation: MTTIIPTKGNATSSMLEIWQSHIQQQQADKAQAAARTAAATGTVNQAASTKSAGADDAAQPTVANTDATSTDAAENNGVSRLGDKTLVDLRSVNQSAKQQGQAMSETDGAGSGNEIVSQTIKKLKEMLAKVMKQLDAVRANDRLPPEDKLQQMNLLSSQAMSIQAQILALMGPAKPTGNNVNTTA